A genomic stretch from Gopherus flavomarginatus isolate rGopFla2 chromosome 3, rGopFla2.mat.asm, whole genome shotgun sequence includes:
- the LOC127046572 gene encoding LOW QUALITY PROTEIN: UDP-glucuronosyltransferase 3A1-like (The sequence of the model RefSeq protein was modified relative to this genomic sequence to represent the inferred CDS: inserted 2 bases in 2 codons; deleted 1 base in 1 codon), whose translation MAGGRGPLLALLFLLHFLLPEAFKILILSFIGGSHYLMMDEISQVLHNRGHEVRMLLQTGILMIPGRVQSNRQQLLKELLPSTSPFPGAEDWKSALHSSLPPVVLCSPFLSSCLHLRKYERPDTYQITTWSASQDYLKEYEKWFADYTEDFLKGRMVLSFPREDLSRYLDFMNHLAYQCHVILNESETLNSLKDEKFDLTVVDGFNPCSFLVAEKLGLPFVAVFPGTFANGPQVGISSTLSYVPVFYSXLADHMDFWGSEKNCLMSLISAIVQNQVQTKFENVIKEHFPAGSRPVLSELYLKAELWIYNTDFSFEFAHLLLPNTVYIGGLLAKPAKPLSQELEDFIANSEDGFIIVTLGSMLSSISLLEVLQEMNTAFAHLSQGVIWRCQHSKWPKRLKLASNVKIADWIPQNDLLGHPMAHLLVTHGGLNSLMELSIYLSIYHGVPVVGIPFFGDQHDNMVRVEAKNMGIALRIDQLKADKFTRIMKQVIEDKRYKSAVMSLSTIHHSRPLPPDQRLGRWIKHVLQARGGAHLQPYTFQQSWYQQYLLXLFLSGSVLGVIYLCVKLVRTAVCRIRSSGKQKQT comes from the exons ATGGCTGGAGGGAGAGGGCCGCTTCTCGCTttgcttttcctgctgcatttCCTACTCCCTGAAGCCTTCAAGATCTTGATTCTCTCCTTCATCG GAGGAAGCCATTATCTTATGATGGATGAAATCTCACAAGTCCTTCATAATAGAGGTCATGAAGTCAGGATGTTACTACAGACAGGCATCCTGATGATCCCAG gGAGGGTGCAGAGCAACAGGCAACAGTTGCTCAAGGAGCTTTTGCCTTCAACCAGCCCTTTTCCAGGAGCTGAGGACTGGAAGTCTGCTCTCCACTCTAGTTTGCCACCTGTTGTGCTGTGCTCTCCCTTTTTAAGCTCCTGCCTCCACTT GCGAAAATATGAGCGGCCCGATACCTACCAAATTACAACTTGGTCTGCTAGCCAGGACTACCTCAAGGAATATGAGAAGTGGTTTGCTGACTACACAGAGGATTTTCTGAAGGGCAG AATGGTCTTATCTTTCCCCAGAGAGGACCTCAGCCGTTACTTGGATTTCATGAACCACTTGGCCTATCAGTGTCACGTCATACTAAACGAATCAGAGACCCTGAATTCCTTGAAGGATGAAAAGTTTGACTTAACAGTGGTTGATGGTTTTAATCCCTGCTCCTTCTTGGTTGCAGAGAAACTAGGCCTGCCTTTTGTTGCAGTGTTTCCTGGAACTTTTGCTAATGGACCACAAGTTGGGATTTCTAGCACCCTGTCCTATGTCCCAGTATTTTATT AACTAGCTGACCACATGGACTTCTGGGGCAGCGAGAAGAACTGTCTAATGTCTCTTATTTCAGCCATAGTACAAAATCAAGTCCAAACCAAATTTGAAAATGTCATCAAGGAGCATTTCCCAGCAGGGTCCAGACCTGTTTTATCTGAGCTCTACTTAAAAGCAGAACTATGGATTTATAACACTGACTTCTCCTTTGAATTTGCACATCTGCTTCTTCCAAATACTGTGTATATTGGAGGTTTACTAGCCAAACCTGCCAAACCACTCTCTCAA GAGCTTGAAGACTTCATAGCAAACTCAGAAGATGGTTTTATCATTGTGACATTGGGTTCAATGTTATCCTCAATCTCACTCTTGGAAGTACTACAGGAGATGAATACTGCTTTTGCCCACCTGTCCCAAGGAGTGATCTGGAGGTGTCAGCATTCCAAATGGCCCAAAAGGCTGAAATTGGCATCTAATGTGAAAATTGCAGATTGGATCCCTCAGAATGATCTATTAG gcCATCCTATGGCTCATCTGCTTGTTACCCATGGGGGACTGAACAGTTTGAtggaa ctatctatctatctatctatctatcatgggGTCCCTGTTGTGGGAATACCCTTTTTTGGAGACCAGCATGACAACATGGTTCGAGTGGAGGCCAAAAATATGGGCATTGCTCTCCGAATAGACCAGCTTAAAGCTGACAAATTCACTCGCATAATGAAGCAAGTTATAGAAGACAAAAG GTATAAATCTGCAGTGATGTCTCTGAGCACAATTCATCACTCCCGCCCGCTCCCGCCAGATCAACGCCTGGGACGATGGATAAAGCATGTCCTCCAGGCAAGGGGAGGAGCTCACCTCCAGCCTTACACCTTTCAGCAATCCTGGTATCAGCAATACTTAC TGTTGTTCCTGTCAGGGTCTGTCCTGGGGGTTATCTACCTTTGTGTTAAGCTCGTAAGAACTGCTGTCTGCAGGATCCGCAGTTCAGGGAAACAGAAACAAACATAA